In Pseudomonas hamedanensis, a single window of DNA contains:
- a CDS encoding LysR family transcriptional regulator, translated as MHIDLRQLRHFIALAEQRSFVAGAQAVNLSQSAFSRSIQALEHSVGCQLVDRGRKELPPTKQGQVLLEHARRLVSGAQQMANEISQFNGLEAGELRFGCGPAPAAGLIPRAIGAFIGRYPKARVQFQVDDWQSLSKRLLSAEFEFFVADTRQFEADPDYLTHRLRPRKWHFCCRAGHPLTAFARVSAEQLMSYPLAVSIRPPNLRKVIVDLSGRPDFTPSVECENSSSLLSVVLRSEAIGIVGAYSDALHLAKAELVCLKIEGLADDLEELYTRYGIVSRAGYRLSPLAEAMIEQIKAIDAMDEEVCSLENFAV; from the coding sequence ATGCATATCGATCTGCGCCAACTTCGTCACTTCATCGCCTTGGCTGAACAACGCAGCTTCGTCGCTGGCGCACAGGCGGTGAACCTGTCGCAGTCGGCGTTCAGCCGCAGTATTCAGGCGCTGGAACACAGCGTTGGCTGCCAGTTGGTCGACCGTGGGCGCAAGGAACTGCCGCCGACCAAACAGGGTCAGGTGCTGCTCGAACATGCGCGGCGACTGGTCAGCGGCGCGCAACAAATGGCCAACGAGATCAGCCAGTTCAATGGGCTTGAAGCCGGAGAATTACGTTTCGGTTGTGGGCCGGCGCCGGCAGCCGGATTGATTCCGCGCGCGATTGGCGCCTTCATCGGCCGTTACCCGAAAGCGCGCGTGCAGTTCCAGGTCGATGACTGGCAGAGCCTGAGCAAACGCCTGCTCAGCGCAGAGTTCGAATTCTTCGTCGCCGACACCCGGCAATTCGAGGCCGACCCGGATTACCTGACGCACCGATTGCGGCCGCGCAAATGGCATTTCTGCTGCCGCGCCGGGCATCCGCTGACGGCGTTTGCACGCGTCAGCGCCGAGCAGTTGATGAGTTATCCACTGGCAGTGAGCATTCGTCCGCCGAACCTGCGCAAGGTCATCGTCGACCTCAGCGGCCGCCCGGATTTCACGCCCAGCGTAGAGTGCGAAAACAGCTCCAGTCTGCTGAGCGTGGTGCTGCGTTCGGAGGCGATCGGGATTGTCGGCGCTTATTCCGATGCGCTGCATCTGGCCAAGGCTGAGCTGGTGTGCCTGAAGATCGAAGGCCTGGCCGATGATCTTGAGGAGCTGTACACCCGCTACGGGATCGTCAGCCGCGCGGGGTATCGATTGTCGCCGTTGGCCGAGGCGATGATTGAGCAGATCAAGGCGATTGATGCGATGGATGAGGAGGTGTGTTCGTTGGAGAATTTTGCTGTTTGA
- a CDS encoding ExbD/TolR family protein has product MAFSTQDSDEVLSEINVTPLVDVMLVLLVVFIVTAPLLTNAIPINLPKTEAVAPVEQKDPLVVSIDAAGKLFINKDEIQPDLLELGLQSAKAKDPQVRVQLQADDGVNYGEVARAMASIERAGITKLSVITAR; this is encoded by the coding sequence ATGGCCTTCTCCACGCAAGACAGCGACGAGGTGCTTAGCGAGATCAACGTGACGCCGTTGGTGGACGTGATGCTGGTGCTGCTGGTGGTGTTTATCGTCACCGCGCCGCTGCTGACCAATGCGATACCGATCAACTTGCCGAAGACCGAGGCGGTCGCGCCGGTTGAGCAAAAGGATCCGCTGGTGGTGAGCATTGACGCTGCCGGCAAGCTGTTTATCAACAAGGATGAGATTCAGCCGGACTTGTTGGAGTTGGGTCTCCAGTCGGCGAAGGCCAAGGACCCGCAAGTGCGCGTGCAGTTGCAGGCCGATGACGGGGTGAACTACGGCGAAGTGGCGCGAGCCATGGCTTCGATCGAGCGCGCAGGGATCACCAAATTGTCGGTGATTACTGCGCGGTAA
- the rimB gene encoding retropepsin-like aspartic endopeptidase RimB, with protein MKTFDHLTVVGLREWVALPGLGVAGLRAKIDTGASTSSLHATDIEPFERDGEKWVRFTAHLGTVVQLRHRRCEAPLVTRKTIKSSNGHAQVRYVISTTLALGDRVWPVEFTLACRKSMRYRLLLGSKALIDGQLVVNPGIKYVQDKPVFPVSTFSTGVA; from the coding sequence TTGAAGACATTTGATCATTTGACCGTTGTCGGTCTGCGCGAGTGGGTGGCGCTCCCGGGTCTGGGAGTCGCCGGTCTGCGCGCGAAGATCGACACCGGTGCCAGTACCTCCAGCCTGCACGCCACTGACATCGAGCCGTTCGAGCGCGACGGTGAAAAGTGGGTGCGTTTCACCGCGCATCTGGGCACGGTGGTGCAATTGCGTCACCGGCGTTGCGAAGCGCCGCTGGTCACGCGCAAGACCATTAAAAGCTCCAACGGCCATGCGCAAGTGCGCTACGTGATCAGCACCACCCTGGCCCTCGGCGACCGGGTCTGGCCGGTCGAGTTCACCCTTGCTTGCCGCAAGTCCATGCGCTATCGCCTGCTGCTGGGTTCCAAAGCCTTGATCGATGGTCAGTTGGTGGTCAATCCGGGCATCAAATATGTACAAGACAAGCCGGTGTTCCCGGTATCTACCTTTTCCACAGGTGTTGCATGA
- a CDS encoding RNA-binding S4 domain-containing protein, which yields MAQKQEEDDKVRLDKWLWAARFYKTRALAKAAIESGKVHCRGERCKPGKEPRIGDEFEIRTGFDVRTVRVEALSIVRRGAPEAQTLYCETEASVAKREAAAAMRKAGSLGVSTDGKPSKKQRRDLFKFRGNSHDD from the coding sequence ATGGCGCAAAAACAGGAGGAGGACGACAAGGTCCGTCTCGACAAATGGTTATGGGCGGCGCGTTTTTATAAAACCCGTGCCTTGGCCAAAGCGGCGATAGAAAGTGGCAAGGTGCACTGTCGCGGCGAGCGCTGCAAACCGGGCAAAGAACCGCGCATCGGTGATGAGTTCGAGATTCGTACAGGTTTCGACGTGCGCACGGTGAGGGTCGAAGCCTTGTCGATCGTACGACGCGGCGCACCTGAGGCGCAGACGTTGTATTGCGAGACTGAGGCGAGCGTTGCCAAACGTGAAGCGGCTGCGGCGATGCGCAAGGCCGGATCTTTGGGCGTGAGCACCGATGGCAAGCCGAGCAAGAAGCAGCGGCGCGACTTGTTCAAGTTTCGTGGCAACAGCCACGACGATTAA
- a CDS encoding MotA/TolQ/ExbB proton channel family protein: MTLLASPLESIESAVIWLLVVFSVATWGLALLKAVQFGRLKAQDRQFHKRFWAASSLNAAAELSETRPGAAARVAQAGYAAIQVGEAPQTSDLSQAINHQDRLERALRQQIVRERRSLETGLAVVASIGSTSPFIGLFGTVWGIMEALKGISAAGSASLETVAGPIGAALVATGVGIAVAVPAVLVYNYFLRRLKLTAADLDDFAHDFYSLAQKSAFMVLIHPTAHKVAAPGNATKVKEAS, encoded by the coding sequence ATGACGTTACTGGCATCTCCACTGGAATCCATCGAAAGCGCGGTGATCTGGCTGCTGGTGGTTTTTTCCGTCGCCACCTGGGGTCTGGCGTTGCTCAAGGCTGTGCAGTTCGGGCGCCTGAAAGCGCAGGACCGCCAGTTCCACAAGCGCTTCTGGGCGGCGTCGAGTCTGAACGCTGCCGCCGAACTGAGCGAAACCCGGCCCGGCGCCGCGGCACGGGTGGCTCAGGCCGGGTATGCGGCGATACAGGTGGGCGAGGCGCCGCAGACCAGTGATCTGAGCCAGGCGATCAACCATCAGGATCGCCTGGAACGCGCCTTGCGCCAGCAGATCGTGCGTGAGCGACGTTCGCTGGAAACCGGGCTGGCAGTCGTCGCAAGTATTGGTAGCACCTCGCCGTTCATTGGTCTGTTCGGCACGGTGTGGGGAATCATGGAAGCATTGAAGGGCATCAGCGCGGCCGGTTCGGCGAGCCTCGAGACCGTGGCCGGCCCGATCGGTGCGGCACTGGTTGCGACCGGTGTGGGTATCGCCGTCGCGGTGCCGGCGGTGCTGGTTTACAACTACTTTTTACGGCGTTTGAAACTGACCGCGGCGGATCTTGATGACTTCGCCCACGACTTCTACAGCCTGGCGCAGAAGAGTGCATTCATGGTGCTGATCCACCCGACTGCGCACAAGGTTGCAGCGCCGGGCAACGCAACGAAAGTGAAGGAGGCGTCCTGA
- a CDS encoding energy transducer TonB: MGNVQTAASAGELLWRQSPVGELVDLGRPHRLPLGQLRLQRAPKGTLSRRETILLGVLALLVHGAVIYWISQKPTPVLPVVPPEIPPMTIEFSRPAPPAPPAVVPPPAPVVEPPAPVEDELAVKPPPPKPIPKPKPVVKPAPKPAQKAVEQPPAPPKPAAPVAAPAPPAPPPVTPASANAAYLKNPAPEYPSLAQRRGWEGTVLLRVHVLASGKPGEIQIAKSSGRQQLDDAALNAVKRWSFVPAKQGDVAQDGWVSVPIDFKIH; the protein is encoded by the coding sequence ATGGGCAATGTCCAGACCGCCGCCAGCGCAGGGGAATTGCTGTGGCGTCAATCGCCGGTTGGCGAACTGGTCGATCTCGGCCGGCCGCACCGCCTGCCGTTAGGGCAGTTGCGTTTGCAGCGTGCGCCCAAGGGGACTTTGAGCCGGCGCGAAACCATTTTGCTTGGCGTGCTGGCGCTGCTGGTGCATGGCGCGGTGATCTACTGGATCAGCCAGAAACCGACACCGGTGCTACCCGTCGTGCCGCCGGAAATTCCACCGATGACTATCGAATTTTCACGCCCGGCACCACCAGCGCCTCCGGCCGTCGTGCCGCCACCGGCGCCTGTGGTCGAGCCGCCAGCGCCGGTGGAGGACGAGTTGGCGGTGAAACCGCCTCCGCCCAAGCCGATCCCGAAACCCAAACCTGTGGTTAAACCTGCGCCTAAACCAGCGCAGAAAGCGGTAGAGCAACCGCCAGCACCACCGAAACCGGCAGCGCCGGTCGCCGCGCCCGCTCCACCCGCGCCACCGCCCGTGACGCCGGCATCAGCCAACGCTGCGTACCTGAAAAACCCGGCGCCGGAATACCCGTCGCTGGCCCAGCGTCGCGGTTGGGAAGGCACGGTGTTGTTACGGGTTCACGTGCTGGCCAGCGGTAAACCGGGCGAAATTCAGATCGCAAAAAGCAGTGGCCGGCAGCAACTCGACGACGCCGCGCTCAACGCCGTAAAGCGTTGGAGTTTCGTTCCGGCCAAGCAGGGTGATGTCGCCCAGGACGGCTGGGTCAGCGTGCCCATCGATTTCAAGATTCATTAA
- a CDS encoding phosphatase PAP2 family protein: MNNPGLFQSRWNLGRLVLCNVVPLALLAFWLWPTGQLLCVVFDEWLFRSLNMPLASHPIWLHIWAIASLRPFDIVVGLILLSLLIKGDWVFRSIDVRRAFFGFFSILLLMVVIRALFSRFADHMGWQHSSPSMVIEGAVHLSDYFPHLEKTWELKDRSGQSFPGDHASVLLIWALFMGVFSRTVAQFLTVWGLALLFMLPRLVAGAHWGQDDYIGGVLLAVWALGWGYYTPFAYHASNFCLKLTAPIFALLGKLPMVSRMSVVSRAN, from the coding sequence ATGAACAATCCGGGTTTGTTCCAATCCAGGTGGAACCTCGGCCGGCTGGTTCTGTGCAACGTAGTGCCACTGGCGCTGCTGGCTTTCTGGTTATGGCCCACGGGCCAACTGCTGTGTGTGGTTTTCGACGAATGGCTGTTCCGCTCGCTCAATATGCCATTGGCCAGCCACCCGATATGGCTCCACATCTGGGCAATTGCAAGTCTGCGTCCGTTCGACATCGTTGTCGGGTTGATCCTGCTGTCACTGCTGATCAAGGGCGACTGGGTATTCCGGTCGATTGATGTACGTCGCGCATTCTTCGGTTTTTTCTCGATCTTGCTGTTGATGGTGGTGATTCGCGCGCTGTTTTCCAGATTCGCCGATCACATGGGCTGGCAGCACAGCAGCCCCTCAATGGTGATTGAGGGCGCCGTGCACCTCAGCGACTACTTTCCCCACTTGGAAAAAACCTGGGAATTGAAAGACCGCTCGGGCCAGAGTTTCCCCGGCGATCACGCTTCGGTGCTGTTGATCTGGGCGCTGTTCATGGGTGTGTTCAGCCGCACTGTTGCGCAATTTCTGACGGTCTGGGGCTTGGCGCTGCTGTTCATGCTGCCGCGTCTGGTGGCCGGCGCGCATTGGGGTCAGGACGATTACATCGGCGGTGTGCTGCTGGCGGTATGGGCGTTGGGTTGGGGTTATTACACGCCGTTTGCCTATCATGCTTCGAACTTCTGCTTGAAGCTGACCGCGCCGATTTTCGCCCTGCTGGGCAAGTTGCCGATGGTGTCGCGGATGAGCGTGGTGTCCCGCGCAAACTGA
- a CDS encoding TonB-dependent receptor: MSPLNLESPPSPRRLKRLPLALLLAGSASWTHGYAAEAETPPPVPADKAAANSSQLETVTVTTRRREESSQDVPTPMSVVSGQNLEAQRVYRIQDLQQLVPSVNVAYMHARQSSVSIRGLGNNPASDGLEGSVGLYIDNVYLGRPGMAVFDLMDIEQLEVLRGPQGTLFGKNTTAGVINISTRAPSFTPERSIETSVGEDGYFQTKGTISGPLNDQLAGRFSAYRTRSDGDIKNEYDGHDLNGGSREGFRAQLLFKPNEDFNLRWIGDYNEEDSSAGTRVLYNTGPTINGVNLYESRASTAGATLVNGRHRKVNLDNEQHVTVHQGGTSVEANWTLPSDFTLTSISSYRFWNFTPRNDDGLNVPASYNAGVSVEDKQYSQEFRLASPKGEFFDYVVGAYYFGSDLDNKSFAWYGPQADIWNGTPAGALANVTSVGNGHIKTDSFALFAQGTWHLTERLDFTAGVRGTYEEKNAWVSRNAPSGGVAVAGAAANARRGRAGAYDSGDLNQYSSSPSGLLNLSYRITDDVLGYATLSHGEKSGGVNLAVGSAPTAGADSLLIGTERANNAELGFKSTLWDHRLQLNANVFWTQVNAYQTNAYDAANRVQYLTNAGSVRSRGIEFESTVVPLRGLTLNFNGSYNDVSYLSYKDAPCPPEVSQAPGAPASCDLSGHQVVGASKWIGNANGEYKWNLDNGFEPYVTGSYAFRSKAVGTVEDSDYGQIPSYAVVNFSTGLRGDFNQGQWDVSLWLKNAFDKTYYTTLWTGGNGGYEGLLGTPRTLGVTGRYDF, encoded by the coding sequence ATGAGTCCGTTGAACCTCGAGTCACCCCCATCACCCCGACGGCTCAAACGCCTGCCTCTGGCCCTGTTGCTGGCAGGCAGCGCCAGTTGGACCCACGGTTATGCTGCCGAGGCCGAAACCCCGCCGCCGGTCCCGGCAGATAAGGCGGCGGCCAACAGTTCGCAACTGGAAACCGTGACCGTCACCACCCGTCGCCGCGAGGAAAGTTCGCAAGACGTGCCGACGCCGATGAGCGTGGTCAGCGGGCAGAATCTTGAGGCGCAACGGGTCTACCGGATTCAGGATTTGCAGCAACTGGTGCCCAGCGTCAATGTGGCCTACATGCACGCGCGCCAGTCCAGCGTGTCGATCCGTGGTCTGGGCAACAACCCGGCAAGTGACGGCCTGGAAGGCAGCGTCGGCTTGTACATCGACAACGTTTATCTGGGGCGCCCGGGGATGGCGGTCTTCGATCTGATGGACATCGAACAGCTCGAAGTCCTGCGTGGGCCGCAGGGCACGCTGTTCGGCAAAAACACCACCGCCGGAGTGATCAACATCAGTACCCGCGCGCCCAGTTTCACGCCTGAGCGCAGCATCGAAACATCGGTGGGCGAGGACGGTTATTTTCAGACCAAGGGCACGATTTCCGGGCCGCTCAACGATCAACTGGCCGGACGCTTTTCCGCTTATCGCACGCGCAGTGACGGCGACATCAAAAATGAATACGACGGTCATGACCTCAACGGCGGTTCGCGCGAGGGCTTCCGTGCGCAGTTGCTGTTCAAGCCCAATGAAGATTTCAATCTGCGCTGGATCGGCGATTACAACGAAGAAGATTCCAGTGCAGGCACCCGCGTGCTCTACAACACCGGGCCGACCATCAACGGCGTCAATCTATATGAATCGCGGGCCAGCACGGCCGGGGCGACGCTGGTCAATGGCCGGCACCGCAAGGTCAATCTCGACAACGAGCAGCACGTCACCGTGCATCAGGGCGGCACGTCGGTGGAAGCCAACTGGACGCTGCCGAGCGACTTCACCCTGACCTCGATCAGTTCCTATCGCTTCTGGAACTTCACCCCGCGCAACGACGACGGCCTCAACGTGCCGGCCAGTTACAACGCCGGCGTGTCGGTGGAAGACAAACAGTATTCACAGGAATTTCGCCTGGCCTCGCCCAAGGGCGAGTTCTTTGATTACGTCGTTGGCGCCTACTATTTCGGCTCGGACCTGGACAACAAATCCTTCGCCTGGTACGGCCCGCAGGCCGATATCTGGAATGGCACGCCGGCGGGTGCGCTGGCTAACGTCACCAGTGTCGGCAATGGGCATATCAAGACCGATAGTTTCGCCCTGTTTGCCCAAGGCACCTGGCACCTGACCGAGCGCCTGGATTTCACCGCCGGGGTGCGTGGCACTTATGAAGAGAAAAACGCCTGGGTCAGCCGCAACGCGCCGTCCGGCGGTGTGGCGGTGGCGGGCGCGGCAGCCAATGCGCGCCGGGGGCGTGCCGGCGCCTACGATTCCGGTGACTTGAATCAGTACAGCTCCAGCCCCTCCGGTCTGCTCAATCTGAGCTATCGCATCACCGACGACGTGCTCGGTTACGCAACGCTGTCCCACGGCGAAAAATCCGGCGGGGTCAACCTTGCCGTCGGCTCTGCACCGACTGCTGGCGCCGACTCGCTGTTGATCGGTACCGAACGCGCAAATAACGCCGAACTCGGTTTCAAAAGCACCCTGTGGGATCACCGACTGCAACTCAACGCCAACGTGTTCTGGACGCAGGTCAACGCCTACCAGACCAACGCCTACGACGCCGCGAACCGCGTGCAGTACCTGACCAACGCCGGTTCGGTGCGCTCGCGCGGCATCGAGTTCGAAAGCACGGTGGTGCCGCTGCGTGGCCTGACCCTGAATTTCAACGGCTCCTATAACGACGTCAGCTATCTCTCCTACAAAGATGCGCCGTGCCCGCCTGAAGTCAGCCAGGCCCCTGGCGCACCGGCCTCCTGCGACCTCAGCGGTCATCAAGTGGTCGGCGCGTCGAAATGGATCGGCAACGCCAACGGCGAATACAAATGGAATCTCGATAACGGCTTCGAGCCTTATGTCACCGGCAGTTATGCGTTCCGCTCCAAAGCGGTGGGCACGGTCGAGGATTCCGATTACGGCCAGATCCCCAGCTACGCCGTGGTCAACTTCTCCACGGGCCTGCGCGGCGATTTCAATCAGGGGCAGTGGGATGTGTCGCTGTGGCTGAAAAACGCCTTCGACAAAACCTACTACACGACCCTGTGGACGGGCGGCAACGGCGGCTATGAAGGCCTGCTCGGTACGCCGCGGACCCTTGGCGTCACCGGCCGCTATGACTTCTGA
- the rimA gene encoding S6 modification regulatory phosphodiesterase RimA — MTRFPSSLTSPQNGCQGCQESEPLHFDFAFAYQPIVDLRDQSVFAHEALVRGVAGEGALSVLNQVTEDNRYRFDQLCRTRAIEGAASLNMQTHLSINFLPNAVYRPELCIRSTLEAARKHNFPINRLIFESVESEHVDNYRHLTNILREYREFGFKTAIDDFGAGYSGLNLLADFQPDLIKLDMALIRNVDHDRVRQAIVRGIVTICAELDVTVIAEGIESAGERDFLADCGIFLMQGYWFAKPAFKALAQVPSEAWTR, encoded by the coding sequence GTGACCCGATTTCCTTCTTCCTTAACCTCGCCCCAAAACGGCTGCCAAGGCTGCCAGGAAAGCGAGCCACTGCACTTCGATTTCGCCTTCGCCTATCAACCTATCGTTGACCTGCGCGACCAGTCCGTATTTGCCCATGAGGCACTGGTCCGGGGCGTGGCGGGCGAAGGCGCACTGTCGGTGTTAAATCAGGTTACAGAAGACAACCGCTACCGTTTCGACCAGCTCTGCCGGACCCGCGCCATCGAAGGTGCGGCCAGTCTTAATATGCAGACACACTTGTCGATCAATTTTTTGCCCAACGCCGTCTACCGTCCAGAGCTGTGCATCCGCAGCACGCTGGAGGCCGCCAGAAAACACAACTTTCCGATCAACCGACTGATTTTCGAAAGCGTGGAAAGCGAGCATGTAGATAATTATCGCCATTTGACCAATATTCTGCGTGAATACCGCGAATTCGGCTTCAAGACCGCCATCGACGATTTCGGTGCCGGTTATTCGGGGCTCAATCTGCTGGCTGATTTCCAACCGGACCTGATCAAACTCGACATGGCGCTGATTCGCAATGTCGATCACGACCGTGTCCGCCAGGCGATCGTACGGGGGATTGTCACAATCTGTGCGGAGTTGGACGTTACAGTCATTGCCGAAGGCATCGAGAGCGCCGGGGAACGGGATTTTCTGGCGGACTGTGGAATATTTCTGATGCAGGGTTACTGGTTCGCCAAACCTGCATTCAAAGCCTTGGCCCAAGTGCCATCCGAGGCCTGGACGCGTTAA
- a CDS encoding alkaline phosphatase family protein — MPTPPNPVRNVLYIMCDQLRRDYLSCYGHPHLHTPNIDRLAAEGVRFSRAYTQGTICGPSRMSAYTGRYVSSHQVAWNAVPLPLDELTIGDYLRPHGIRTALVGKTHATANVDALQRLAIDPGSDQATILNEVGFEPYMRHDGIYPDDPLFDEKRESAPYTHYLRDHGFDGRNPWHDWANAAEGEDGEILSGWKMRHANLPARIPEQHSETVYTTNRAIDFITEQGEKSWCLHLSYIKPHWPYIVPAPYHALYSTKSILEPVRATPSEASNHPVYTAFRQHEESLNFSRDSVRLNVIPTYMGLVKQVDDQLGRLLDFLQSNGRWEDTLIVFTSDHGDFLGDHWLGEKEFLLEQAVGVPLVVRDPRAAADVTRGTVDERLVETIDALPTFLQALGLPGAEHRLEGHSLIPLLLGENPDWRRYAISEYDYAFQAPARERLGQPIDRCRMTMVRSERWKYLAYDGFRPQLFDLQKDPQELRDLGDDPAYAAVREEHLGYLFEWVRGLKRRTTISHEEIDFRGQRFRYGEPESEKVVQIGVW, encoded by the coding sequence ATGCCCACCCCGCCCAATCCCGTGCGCAACGTGCTCTACATCATGTGCGATCAACTGCGCCGCGATTACCTGTCCTGCTACGGCCACCCGCATCTGCACACGCCCAACATCGATCGACTCGCTGCTGAAGGCGTGCGCTTTTCCCGCGCTTATACCCAAGGCACGATCTGCGGCCCGTCGCGGATGTCGGCTTACACCGGACGCTACGTCAGCAGCCATCAGGTGGCGTGGAATGCCGTGCCGTTGCCATTGGATGAACTGACGATTGGCGATTATCTGCGTCCCCACGGGATTCGTACCGCGCTGGTCGGCAAGACCCATGCGACCGCAAATGTCGACGCCCTGCAGCGTCTGGCGATCGACCCTGGAAGCGATCAAGCCACCATCCTCAACGAAGTCGGTTTTGAACCGTACATGCGCCATGACGGCATCTATCCCGACGATCCGCTGTTTGACGAAAAACGCGAATCCGCGCCTTACACCCACTATCTGCGCGACCACGGTTTCGACGGGCGCAATCCCTGGCACGACTGGGCCAACGCCGCCGAAGGCGAAGATGGCGAAATCCTCAGCGGCTGGAAAATGCGTCATGCGAATTTGCCAGCACGTATTCCCGAGCAACACTCAGAGACCGTCTACACTACAAATCGCGCCATCGACTTCATCACCGAGCAAGGCGAGAAATCATGGTGTTTACACCTTTCCTACATCAAACCGCACTGGCCCTACATCGTACCGGCGCCGTACCATGCGCTGTACAGTACGAAATCGATTCTCGAACCGGTCCGCGCGACGCCCTCCGAAGCCAGCAATCACCCCGTCTACACTGCCTTTCGCCAGCATGAGGAAAGCCTCAATTTTTCCCGCGATTCAGTACGATTAAATGTAATCCCCACCTACATGGGCCTGGTCAAGCAAGTGGATGATCAGTTGGGGAGGCTGCTGGATTTTTTGCAGAGCAATGGACGCTGGGAGGACACCTTGATCGTGTTCACCAGCGATCACGGCGACTTTCTTGGCGATCACTGGCTCGGCGAAAAGGAGTTTTTGCTGGAACAGGCAGTGGGTGTGCCGCTGGTCGTGCGCGATCCGCGGGCAGCGGCGGATGTCACTCGCGGCACAGTGGATGAGCGCTTGGTGGAAACCATAGACGCGCTGCCGACATTTCTTCAGGCGCTGGGATTACCGGGAGCCGAGCACCGGCTCGAAGGGCACTCGTTGATACCGCTGCTGCTGGGCGAGAATCCGGATTGGCGCCGCTATGCAATCAGCGAATACGACTATGCCTTCCAGGCCCCGGCGCGCGAACGCCTCGGCCAGCCAATCGACCGCTGCCGCATGACCATGGTGCGCAGCGAGCGCTGGAAATACCTGGCGTACGACGGTTTTCGACCGCAGCTGTTTGATCTGCAGAAAGATCCGCAGGAGCTGCGCGATCTGGGGGATGACCCGGCTTATGCGGCGGTGCGCGAGGAGCATCTGGGGTATCTGTTCGAGTGGGTGCGTGGGCTGAAGCGGCGTACGACGATTAGCCATGAAGAGATCGATTTTCGCGGACAGCGGTTTCGTTATGGTGAGCCTGAAAGCGAGAAAGTCGTTCAGATCGGCGTGTGGTAA
- the rimK gene encoding 30S ribosomal protein S6--L-glutamate ligase has protein sequence MKIAVLSRNPRLYSTRRLVEAGTERGHEMVVIDTLRAYMNIASHKPQIHYRGKPLEGFDAVIPRIGASVTFYGCAVLRQFEMMGVFPLNESVAIARSRDKLRSLQLLSRRGIGLPVTGFAHSPDDIPDLIDMVNGAPLVIKVLEGTQGIGVVLCETATAAESVIEAFMGLKQNIMVQEYIKEAGGADIRCFVVGDKVIAAMKRQAKPGEFRSNLHRGGSASLIKITPEERMTALRAAKVMGLAVAGVDILRSNHGPLVMEVNSSPGLEGIETTTGKNVAGIIIEHLEKNGGPNMTRTKGKG, from the coding sequence ATGAAGATCGCTGTGCTGTCGCGAAACCCGCGTCTGTATTCCACCCGCCGTCTGGTTGAAGCCGGAACCGAGCGCGGGCATGAAATGGTGGTGATCGACACCTTGCGCGCCTACATGAACATCGCCAGCCACAAGCCGCAGATCCACTACCGCGGCAAACCGCTGGAAGGTTTCGACGCGGTGATTCCGCGGATCGGTGCATCGGTGACGTTTTATGGCTGTGCGGTGTTGCGCCAGTTCGAAATGATGGGGGTGTTCCCGCTCAACGAGTCGGTGGCCATTGCCCGCTCACGGGACAAACTGCGTTCGCTGCAACTGCTGTCGCGCCGCGGCATCGGTCTGCCGGTAACCGGTTTTGCCCACTCGCCGGACGATATTCCCGATCTGATCGACATGGTCAACGGCGCACCGCTGGTAATCAAGGTATTGGAAGGCACCCAGGGCATCGGCGTGGTGCTGTGCGAAACCGCGACGGCGGCAGAGTCAGTGATCGAGGCCTTCATGGGCCTGAAGCAAAACATCATGGTCCAGGAATACATCAAGGAAGCTGGCGGTGCGGACATCCGTTGCTTCGTCGTCGGCGACAAGGTGATTGCAGCGATGAAACGTCAGGCCAAACCGGGTGAATTCCGCTCCAACCTGCACCGTGGCGGCAGCGCCAGTCTGATCAAGATTACCCCGGAAGAACGCATGACTGCGTTGCGCGCAGCCAAGGTCATGGGGCTGGCGGTGGCGGGGGTGGATATCCTGCGCTCCAATCACGGGCCGCTGGTCATGGAAGTGAATTCGTCGCCGGGCCTGGAAGGGATCGAGACCACCACCGGGAAGAATGTAGCGGGGATCATCATCGAACACCTGGAGAAGAATGGCGGGCCAAACATGACGCGCACCAAGGGCAAGGGCTGA